AAGGTCATCGAGGTGGACGACGCCGCCAAGAAGCGGCTGTCCGACGCCCGCAACGCCTACTGGCCCGAGCTGCTCAAGCAATCGCCCAAGTACGGCGCGCAGATCCAGAAGGCCCTGGCGCCTTACAACTGATCCGGGCCCTCCGGACCTGATTCTCGGCGGCCGCCGGCCTGCATGGCAGGGCACCCGGGGGCCGCCTCCTCCACCCCCTCCATGCTGAATACGCTGAACCGCGCATTCGACCGGACGAACCGCGTGCTGGGCTACGTCTCCGCTTCGTTCGTCGTGGTCATGGCGGTGACCGTTCTCTACGACGTGCTCGCCCGCATGCTCTTCGCCGCGCCCACCATCTGGGTCCTCGACATCAACGAATACCTGCTGGTGTACCTCTGCTTCGTTCCGTCCGCCTGGATCCTCATGAACGACCACCACGTGAAGGTGGAAATCGTCACCGCTCGACTCACGCCGGCATCGCAAGGCAGCCTGCGCATCGTCACCGACTTCCTGGGGCTCATCTACTGCGTTGTGCTCGCGTGGCAGGGCTGGGTGGTGGCGTGGCACGCGTTCGAGAACGGCTACCGGTTCTCCACCGCGCTCAACCTGCCGAAGTTCCCGGTGCTGGTGATCATCCCCATCGGGGCCGCGTGGCTGGGTCTCGCCTTTGTAGTCCGAATCCTCACTGGATCGCACGCGCACCCCGCGACGACTCCCGAGAAGGGAGGCCTCTGATCTTCCTCGAGTGGTGGATCGTTCTGGTCATCATGTTCGGCGCCCTGATCGTGCTCATGGCGTCGGGCATCCCGATCGCGTTCGCGTTCGGCGTGCTGAACCTCGGGTTCCTTTACGTGTTGGTGGGCCCGGGCGCGGTCCAGGCCATCGCCCTCAGCAGCTTCACGAGCATCGGCACCTTCGCGTTCATCGCCCTACCGCTGTTCGTGTTGATGGGCGAACTGGTGCTCCACTCGGGGCTGGCCGCCCTCGCCATCACCTCCATCGGCAAGTGGCTGGGCCGGGTGCCCGGCCGCCTCGCCGTTCTGGCCGTGCTCGCGGGCACGGCGTTCGGCGCCGGCAGCGGCTCCAGCATGGCCAGCTCGGCCACCCTGGGCACGATCCTGGTGCCGGAGATGCGCAAGCAGGGCTACGACACCGGCCTGGCCGTGGGCACCCTCGCCACCTCCGGGGGGCTCGCGGTGCTGATCCCGCCCAGCGCGCTGATGGTTATCTTCGGCGGCATCAGCCAGCTCTCGGTGGGGGATCTCCTGATCGGCGGGATCCTGCCGGGACTGCTGCTGGCGACGCTGCTGTTCGGCTACATCGTCATCATCTGCTCTGTCCGGCCGGATCTGGCGCCGGCCGTGGAGCTGGAGAAGGTATCCTGGAGCGAGCGTCTGAATGCGCTCTTGTACTTCCTGCCACTGGTGGTGCTGGTGCTGGTGGTGTTGGGCTCGATCTTCATGGGTATAGCCACCCCCAGCGAATCCGCCGCCATGGGCGTGGCGGGAGCCTTCTGCCTGGCCGTGGCCTACCGGCGCCTGTCGCGGGAGATCCTGCGCAAGGCCCTGCTGGGGACCGTGGAGGTCTCGGGATTCGCTCTGCTCATCGTCACCAGCGCCACCGCCTTCAGCCAGATCCTGGCTCACTCCGGCGCCGCCATGGGCCTCTCGACGTTCGCCACCGAGTTGCCCGTCTCGCCGTGGATAATCATCGCCGCCATGCAGATCGTGATCCTAATCATGGGGGCGTTCATGGAGCCCATCTCCATCATGCTCATCACGGTGCCGATCTTCTTCCCCGTGATCCGCTCCCTGGGCCTCGATCCCCTGTGGTTCGCCATCGTCACCATGGTGAACATCGAGCTCTCGCTCATCACCCCGCCCTTCGGCATGAACCTGTTCGTGCTCAAGGGCGTCTCCCCGCCCGACGTCACCCTCGGCGCCATCTACCGCGGCGTCATCCCCTTCGTCCTGATCAACATCATCGCCCTCGCCCTGGTCATGCTGTTCCCGCCCATCGCCATCTGGTTGCCGGGGTTGATGCGGTAGGACGCACGCTTCCCACTCTCACTCTCACCTTCGGTCGACGCGCCGCCGCCGTGTGCGCTGAAATGCGCGCCGTTTTCGCGAAATGCGCACGCCATGCGCGGAAATGCCCGGGGAAACCCTCATCGTTGTTCGCAAACAGCCGGTTTGCCGACAGATCGGGGGTACACTTGAAGTAGAGGCTGAATGAACGAAGAGGGAGGAACCGAATGAAACGCGTGCTCATTGCCCTTGCGGCGGCATTTCTTCTCGCGACGATGACCATGGCGGCAGCCCATGCGGCCTGCGAGTGGCGACACCGAATTTCCCATCGTGAATCCGAATGCCTGTCGGCCGAATGGAAGAACAGCAAGCCGCTAATGACCCTACCATCGCGTAATTGGGTGACCGCCCAGAGCTCCTGTTCCGATCTCGGCAGGGTCGCGGTGAAAATCGACTTGAAAGGCGAAATGGACCGGACCTGGCACCTCAACGACAACCACACGCGGCGCGGCGAATACTCCGCGAAGATCAGAGGCGTCTACTGTTGCCGCGACCTCGGCGTGTGCCACAGACCGCGCCAGGACACGGCCCGGGCTCCGGTTACAGGTGTAGAATGAAATCAAGGAGGAAATTCAAAAAGGGGGAATGCGTAAGACTCTCGAGAGAAGAGGAGGAACAACATGAGACGAACCCTGCCCATCCTTGTAGCTGTATTCGCCGTCTCGGCGATAATGGCGGGCTCTGCCCTTGCAGCCTGTGAGTGGAAGCACCGGATTCCCCATGGTGACTCCGAATGCCTGACAGCCAAATGGAAAAACCACAATGCAGTGTTGGGACACCCGAAGAATTGGGTAACCGCCCAGAGCTCCTGTTCCGGTCTCGGCAGGGTCGTGGCGAAAATCGATCTGGTACATTCCGATGACCGGACCTGGCACCTCCACGGCGACAACGTACGGCGTGGCGAGTACACCGCCAGCATCAGACACGTCTACTGCTGCAAAGACCTCGGCGTGTGCCGGAGGCCGCGCTAGGGACAGGCGTTACTCCGAAATCGGGCCGCGTGGCCCGGGGCGTACCGCCACGACCGCGCCCCCGGCGCTAGCCCGCCGCAACCTTGGGCAGCACCTCCTCCGCCATCATCGCCATGGATTCGAGGATGCTCTTCTGGTCGAGGCCAGCGAAGTTCATGGAGAAGATGACATAGTTGGCGCCGGTGTCGGCAATCTCCTGGATCTGCTCGATACAACGGGCGGGGCCGCCGACCATGAGCATGCGCTGTTCGTCGAGCTCGTCGTAGCCGCGGGGACGTACGGACTTGCGCGCCTCGTAGTAGCGGCTCATGGCGGGTCGGGCGCGGCGTCGGGCGGCGGCGTCGGACTCGGCCACGTGGGTATGGATGGTTTGGCCCACGTCCAGCGTGGCGGGGTCGTGGCCGTTTTGGCTCAGGGTCTCCTTGTAGAAGTCCACCTTGCGCTTCACTTCGGCCATGTCCTTGCAGCTCGCGAAGGGGATGCCGAGGATAGGATAACCGCGCTCGCCGGCCACCTGGTAGGAGCCCTGGCTCAGGGCGGCGAAGTACACGGGCGGCAGCGGCCGCTGGACCGGCTGCACGTTCAGCGACACGTCGTCGATGTGATGGAACTGTCCCTGGTACGACACCCGCCCCTCGCACCAAGCCATCTCCACGACTTCGAGGCTCTCCACCAGCCGGTCCCGGTTGTCCTCCTTGACCCCGAACCCGACCAACTCCGGCGGCGTGCCGCGCCCCACCCCGAAGTCGAGCCGGCCGCCGCTGAGCACGTCGATCATGGCGTACTCTTCGGCCGTGAGGATGGGGTCCCGGTAGGGCAGCAGCGCCACGGCGACTCCCAGGCGGATGGTACTGGTACACGTGGCGGCGGCGGACATGAGCACCGTGGGCGACGGGATGACGCCGTGGAAGTCGAAGTGGTGCTCACCGAACCAGAAGCACTCGTATCCCAGCGACTCTCCCCACCGCACCTGTTCCAGCATCCTCTCGTAGTAGCCCTTGAGGTCAAGCTGAAGCTCGGGGTCGTCGTCTCCGATGATGAACAAGCCGAATTTCACGGGCACCCTCTTTCGTTGCGGTTTTCCAACGTCTACTATAAATACGGATCGCGAGGCGCGACAAGCCGTGTCGCACCGGGTCGAAAACATCCAAACATGAACACCACACGCAGGGAAATACTTTCTTTGGCAGGCGCATCGCTGGCCGCGCTGGCGGCCAGTTTGGCCGGTTTCCTTCCCGTCCGCGTTGCCCGGGCGGCCAATGAGACGTCGCGCGCCATCGCGGCGTTCACCAAGGGGACGGTGCCGGCCGAGGGCGGCGTCCTGCTCGAAGCGCCCGAGATCGCCGACAACGGCGGCGCCGTGCCGATCCGGGTCGCCGCCGAGGGCGCCCGGCGCATCGCCGTGTTCGCGGACGGCAATCCGAGTCCCGGCGTGGCCGTCTTTACCTTCGGAAAGTGGATCACGCCGGCGGCGTCGACCCGCATCCGGCTGGCCCGGAGCCAGAAGCTCATCGCCGTCGCGGAAATGTCCGACGGCACGTTTCGCACGACCTCCCGCCCGATCAAGGTGACGGCGGGCGGTTGCTAGGTGCAGGAATGCAGAAACCCAGACCGCGCGTGAAACTGCCGAAGTCGGTGTCCGTGGGCGTTCCTTTCACGGTCCGGACCCGGATTACCCATCCCATGCACACCGGGCTCCGCCTCGGCCGTGACGGCAAACGAATTCCGCGCCGGATCATCAACCGGTTCGTGGTGCGCTACAACGGGGAGGAGACGATCTCCGTGGACCTCGAGCGGGCGGTATCCGCCGACCCGTACTTCAGTTTCGAGATGGCTGTCCGGGAGTCGGGCGAGATGGAATTCGAATGGCTGGATGACGACGGCTCGACATACCGCCTC
The Deltaproteobacteria bacterium DNA segment above includes these coding regions:
- a CDS encoding TRAP transporter small permease, which codes for MAGHPGAASSTPSMLNTLNRAFDRTNRVLGYVSASFVVVMAVTVLYDVLARMLFAAPTIWVLDINEYLLVYLCFVPSAWILMNDHHVKVEIVTARLTPASQGSLRIVTDFLGLIYCVVLAWQGWVVAWHAFENGYRFSTALNLPKFPVLVIIPIGAAWLGLAFVVRILTGSHAHPATTPEKGGL
- a CDS encoding TRAP transporter large permease subunit, which gives rise to MFGALIVLMASGIPIAFAFGVLNLGFLYVLVGPGAVQAIALSSFTSIGTFAFIALPLFVLMGELVLHSGLAALAITSIGKWLGRVPGRLAVLAVLAGTAFGAGSGSSMASSATLGTILVPEMRKQGYDTGLAVGTLATSGGLAVLIPPSALMVIFGGISQLSVGDLLIGGILPGLLLATLLFGYIVIICSVRPDLAPAVELEKVSWSERLNALLYFLPLVVLVLVVLGSIFMGIATPSESAAMGVAGAFCLAVAYRRLSREILRKALLGTVEVSGFALLIVTSATAFSQILAHSGAAMGLSTFATELPVSPWIIIAAMQIVILIMGAFMEPISIMLITVPIFFPVIRSLGLDPLWFAIVTMVNIELSLITPPFGMNLFVLKGVSPPDVTLGAIYRGVIPFVLINIIALALVMLFPPIAIWLPGLMR
- a CDS encoding LLM class flavin-dependent oxidoreductase, translated to MKFGLFIIGDDDPELQLDLKGYYERMLEQVRWGESLGYECFWFGEHHFDFHGVIPSPTVLMSAAATCTSTIRLGVAVALLPYRDPILTAEEYAMIDVLSGGRLDFGVGRGTPPELVGFGVKEDNRDRLVESLEVVEMAWCEGRVSYQGQFHHIDDVSLNVQPVQRPLPPVYFAALSQGSYQVAGERGYPILGIPFASCKDMAEVKRKVDFYKETLSQNGHDPATLDVGQTIHTHVAESDAAARRRARPAMSRYYEARKSVRPRGYDELDEQRMLMVGGPARCIEQIQEIADTGANYVIFSMNFAGLDQKSILESMAMMAEEVLPKVAAG
- a CDS encoding thiosulfate oxidation carrier protein SoxY, producing MNTTRREILSLAGASLAALAASLAGFLPVRVARAANETSRAIAAFTKGTVPAEGGVLLEAPEIADNGGAVPIRVAAEGARRIAVFADGNPSPGVAVFTFGKWITPAASTRIRLARSQKLIAVAEMSDGTFRTTSRPIKVTAGGC
- the soxZ gene encoding thiosulfate oxidation carrier complex protein SoxZ encodes the protein MQKPRPRVKLPKSVSVGVPFTVRTRITHPMHTGLRLGRDGKRIPRRIINRFVVRYNGEETISVDLERAVSADPYFSFEMAVRESGEMEFEWLDDDGSTYRLSRRIEVKP